CGGCCTCTTGCCTCGAATTCATAGGATCTCCCCGCCCGTGTTGATCAGGTGCGCGTGAAGAACCTAACACCTCGGACGAGTTCGTCCCGAGTACGGGAGTTGACATTGCCTACCCGCCGGTAACATACTCGGGTTACCTCAAGTAACACGCTGTGGATCGCACCCGCTGGAGGGGTCATGTCCGAGTTCACCATGGATCTCACTGACGAGCAGAAGGAAATCCGGGAGTGGCTCCACGGATTCAGCGCGGACGTGATCCGGCCTGCTGCCGCCGAATGGGACGAGCGCGAGGAGACGCCCTGGCCGGTCATCCAGGAGGCCGCGAAGCTCGGCATCTACTCCCTGGACTTCTACGCCCAGAATTACTTCTCGCCCAACGGTCTCGGCGTTCCCATGATCATGGAGGAGCTGTTCTGGGGTGACGCCGGTATCGCCCTGTCCATCGTGGGTACCGGCCTGGCCGCCGTCGGCGTCGTCGCCAACGGTACCGAGGAGCAGATCGGGACCTGGATCCCGCAGATGTACGGCGACGCCACCGATGTGAAGGTCGCCGCCTTCTGTTCGTCCGAGCCCGACGCGGGCTCGGACGTCGCCTCGATGCGGACCCGTGCCGTGTACGACGAGGCCAAGGACGAGTGGCTGATCAACGGCACCAAGACCTGGGCGACCAACGGCGGCATCGCCAACGTCCACGTGGTCGTCGCCAGCGTCGACCCCGAGCTCGGCTCCAAGGGGCACGCCTCCTTCATCATCCCGCCGAACACCCCCGGCCTGTCCCAGGGCCAGAAGTTCCAGAAGCACGGCATCCGCGCCTCGCACACCGCCGAGGTCGTCCTGGACAACGTCCGCGTCCCCGGCTCCTGCCTGCTGGGCGGCAAGGAGAAGCTCGACGAGCGTCTGGCCCGGGCCCGTGAGCGCGCCAAGGCGGGCGGCGGCGAGCGTGTGAAGAACGCGGCGATGGCCACCTTCGAGGCCTCGCGCCCGGCCGTCGGTGCCATGGCGGTCGGTACCGCCCGTGCCGCCTATGAGGTCGCGCTCGACTACGCCAAGACCCGTGAGCAGTTCGGCCGCCCGATCATCGACAACCAGGGCGTCGCCTTCCAGCTCGCCGACATGCGCACCCAGGTCGACGCCGCGCGTCTGCTGGTCTGGCGGGCGTCCTGGATGGCGGCGACCGGCAAGCCGTTCACCGCGGCCGAGGGCTCGCAGTCGAAGCTGTACGCCTCCGAGGTCTCCAAGTCGGTCACCGCCCAGGCGATCCAGATCCTCGGCGGCAACGGCTACACCCGTGAGTACCCGGTGGAGCGTATGCACCGCGACGCGGCGATCTACACGATCTTCGAGGGCACCAGCGAGATCCAGCGCCTGGTCATCGCCCGTACGCTCTCGGGCATCCAGATCCGCTGACCCGAGCGCGACGGCCCCGTCCGTACGCACGTCGAGAGCCGGGCCGCTTCCCGGTCAGGGATGCGGCCCGGCTCTCGTGTGCGCGTCGGTGCGCGGCGTCGGAGCCCCGCCCGGACGGGGGAATCGCGGGCGGGGCGCTCTGGGGCGGGCGCGGACGACAGTGCGTCCCCGGCCCGCGTATAGATGAACGATAAACGACCTGGGTGTGTTCCCGACGTGCGGGGGTGTTCTGGGAGCGCGGCTGTGAGACGGGCTACACGGTTTCCCAGACGGTCGTGACGTTGCAGAACTCGCGGATGCCGTGGCCGGACAGCTCGCGTCCGTACCCGGAGGACTTGATCCCGCCGAAGGGGAAGGCCGGGTGGGAGGCCGTCATGCCGTTGACGTAGATGCCGCCCGCCTCCATGTCGCGCACGAACCTGGCCACGTCGGCCTCCTCGCGGGTCCACAGGTTCGAACTCAGCCCGAAGGGGGTGTCGTTGGCCACGGCCACGGCGTCGCTCAGGGTCGCCACCCGGTACAGGCAGGCCACCGGGCCGAACGTCTCCTCGCGGTGGATGCGCATGTCGGAGGTGACCTCGGCGAGCACGGTGGGCGCGTAGTACCAGCCCGTCTCCGCCAGGTCCGGCGGGCGCTCGCCGCCGCACAGCACCACGGCGCCCTTCTTCTTCGCGTCCTCGACGAGTTCCTCCAGGTCGGCACGGCCCCGCTCGGTCGCGAGCGGGCCGACGTCGGTGGCCTCGTCCATCGGATCGCCCACCGTCAGCGACCGCATGCCCGCGGTGAAGTACACGGAGAACGCCTCGTACGCGTCCTCGTGGACGATGAAGCGCTTCGCGGCGATGCAGGACTGCCCGTTGTTCTGCACCCGTGCCGTCACCGCCGTCGACGCCGCCTGCTCCAGGTCGGCCGAGGGCATCACGACGAACGGGTCGCTGCCGCCGAGTTCGAGCACCGTCTTCTTGACCACGTCCCCGGCGATCGAGGCCACCGAGCGGCCCGCCGCCTCGCTGCCGGTGAGCGTCGCGGCGGCGACCCGCCTGTCCCGCAGGATGACCTCCACCGAACCGGAACCGATCAGGAGAGTCTGGAAGCAGCCGGGCGGATACCCGGCCTCGCGGAACAGATCCTCCAGGTACAGCGCGGTCTGCGGCACGTTCGAGGAGTGCTTGAGCAGCGCCACGTTCCCCGCCATCAGCGCGGGCGCGGCGAACCGGACCACCTGCCACAGCGGAAAGTTCCACGGCATCACGGCGAGTACGACCCCCAGCGGCCGGTACACCACACGGACCCGCTGTGCACCGGAGTCCGTCACGTCCTCGGGGTCCGGAAGCTCGTCGGCGAGCAGTTCCTGCGCGTGCCGCGCGTACCAGCGCATCGTCTTCGCGCATTTCGCCGCCTCCGCCTTCGCCTGGGCGAGCGGCTTGCCCATCTCGGTGGTCATGGTGCGGGCGATCTCGTCCCGGTCACGGTCCAGCAGGTCGGCGGCCCTGGTCAGGAGCTCGGCGCGGTGGGCGCATCGCGTACTGCGGTAGTCGGCGAAGGCGGAGGAGGCCGTGGCGATACGGCGTGCGATGTCCTTGTCGTCCAGGGGGTCGAATGTCTTGAGGGTGCGGCCGTCGGCGGGATTCACTGTCGCGATGGGCATGACTGCGACCTCCTGAAGGGCTTACTCCGACCCTGACGCGCCACCCTCCGGGCCGCAACGCGACGGCGCCGGCCCCGGGTCCCCGCCCATCCGCACCTCTCACGGCGCAGGCCCCGCGAGATGCGCCGCGAGACGGTCCAGGAACACCGTCTGCGCCCGGACGATCAGCCGGGCGGCCTCGTCGAGGGTCAGCCACGCCACCCGGTCGACCTCGGGGAAGTCGCGCTGCCGCCCGGAACCGCGCGGCCACTCCATCGTGAACGTCCCCGGCACCACCGCGCCCGGATCGAGGTCGCCCGCCACCGCCCACACGGTCACCACCTTGCCCCCGGACTGGCGCACCTCGCCGAGCGGCACCGGCTCGCCCTCCGGCGCGGGCAGCCCCAGCTCCTCGGCGAACTCGCGGCGCGC
This is a stretch of genomic DNA from Streptomyces sp. NA04227. It encodes these proteins:
- a CDS encoding acyl-CoA dehydrogenase family protein; amino-acid sequence: MSEFTMDLTDEQKEIREWLHGFSADVIRPAAAEWDEREETPWPVIQEAAKLGIYSLDFYAQNYFSPNGLGVPMIMEELFWGDAGIALSIVGTGLAAVGVVANGTEEQIGTWIPQMYGDATDVKVAAFCSSEPDAGSDVASMRTRAVYDEAKDEWLINGTKTWATNGGIANVHVVVASVDPELGSKGHASFIIPPNTPGLSQGQKFQKHGIRASHTAEVVLDNVRVPGSCLLGGKEKLDERLARARERAKAGGGERVKNAAMATFEASRPAVGAMAVGTARAAYEVALDYAKTREQFGRPIIDNQGVAFQLADMRTQVDAARLLVWRASWMAATGKPFTAAEGSQSKLYASEVSKSVTAQAIQILGGNGYTREYPVERMHRDAAIYTIFEGTSEIQRLVIARTLSGIQIR
- a CDS encoding NADP-dependent succinic semialdehyde dehydrogenase translates to MPIATVNPADGRTLKTFDPLDDKDIARRIATASSAFADYRSTRCAHRAELLTRAADLLDRDRDEIARTMTTEMGKPLAQAKAEAAKCAKTMRWYARHAQELLADELPDPEDVTDSGAQRVRVVYRPLGVVLAVMPWNFPLWQVVRFAAPALMAGNVALLKHSSNVPQTALYLEDLFREAGYPPGCFQTLLIGSGSVEVILRDRRVAAATLTGSEAAGRSVASIAGDVVKKTVLELGGSDPFVVMPSADLEQAASTAVTARVQNNGQSCIAAKRFIVHEDAYEAFSVYFTAGMRSLTVGDPMDEATDVGPLATERGRADLEELVEDAKKKGAVVLCGGERPPDLAETGWYYAPTVLAEVTSDMRIHREETFGPVACLYRVATLSDAVAVANDTPFGLSSNLWTREEADVARFVRDMEAGGIYVNGMTASHPAFPFGGIKSSGYGRELSGHGIREFCNVTTVWETV
- a CDS encoding NUDIX domain-containing protein, coding for MTARTSAGILLHRGGPRHTEVLLGHMGGPFWARREEGAWSVVKGEYEAPEPAWEAARREFAEELGLPAPEGEPVPLGEVRQSGGKVVTVWAVAGDLDPGAVVPGTFTMEWPRGSGRQRDFPEVDRVAWLTLDEAARLIVRAQTVFLDRLAAHLAGPAP